Genomic window (Streptomyces sp. RerS4):
CACGAGCACCGCCACGGCAACGGCCGGCAAGTCCACCGCGCCGGACCCCTGTTCGCCTCGCACCACTCACCCGCCGCCGGAACCGCGCCACAATCCGGTTCCACGTCCGCCCAGCGGGAGGGGGAGCCCCGGTCGACGCCGGAGCCGGCCCCGGAGCTGCCGGCGCCGGCCCACCGGGGTCACGGACCGGCCTGTTCCGCCCCCGCCCTGGTCTCCCCGGCCCCACCGGAGAGCCCGTCCCCCACGGGTTCCGCCGTACTCCCCCGTACGGACGCCACCCGCGCACCCCCGTCACCGGCGCCGCCGCCCGGCACCGACGGGCTCCTGATCGACCGATCCGGTCGCACCACGCTCACGAGCGTGTGTCGATGGCGCGTCTAGACCGCTCCCGTAGAGCCGTTGCCAACGGCTGACGTCCGAGTGACCACCTGACGCACCATCAACCGAGAGCGGAAGCATGCACTCCTCGACCACCGACCTCACACCCCCCGCCCGCACCAACCTCTCCGGTCTGGTCGGCAACACCCCCCTGCTGCGCGTGTCCGAGCCGCTCGCCCCGGCCGGTCGCGGCTTCTGGGCCAAGCTCGAAGGGTTCAACCCCGGCGGCATCAAGGACCGACCCGGCCTGCACATGGTCGAACGAGCCCGCGCGCGGGGCGACTTGAAGCCCGGCGGCCGGATCATCGAGTCCACCAGCGGCACCCTCGGCCTGGGTCTGGCCCTGGCCGGGATGGTGCACGGGCATCCCGTCACCCTGGTCACCGACCCGGGCCTGGAGACGTCGATGACCCGACTGTTGACCGCGTACGGGGCGCAGGTCAACGTCGTGTCCGAACCGCACCCCACCGGCGGCTGGCAGCAGGCCCGCCGCGACCGCGTCAGCCGCCTCCTGGACCGGCACTCCGATTCCTGGTGCCCGGACCAGTACAACAACCCGGACAACACCACCGCCTACACCCCGCTCGCCCTCGAACTGGCCACGGAGCTGGGCCACATCGATGTCCTCGTGTGCAGCGTGGGCACGGGCGGGCACTCCGCCGGCGTCTCCCGGGTGTTGCGCCGCCTCTACCCCGATCTGACGGTGGTGGGGGTGGACACGGTGGGCTCGACGATCTTCGGACAGCCCGCCCGGACCCGGCTGATGCGCGGGCTCGGGTCGAGCATCTACCCGCGCAACGTCGCCTACGACCAGTTCTCCGAGGTGCACTGGGTGGCGCCCGGGGAGGCCGTGTGGGCCTGCCGTCGGCTCGCCGCCTCGCACTACGCGACCGGCGGTTGGAGCGTGGGCGCGGTCGCGCTGGTGGCCGGCTGGCTGGCGCGCACCCTGCCGGCGGACACGCGGATCGCGGCGGTGTTCCCCGACGGCCCGCAGCGCTACCTGGGGACCGTGTACGACGACGACTACTGCGCCGCCCACGGCCTGCTGGGCGCCCCTCCCGCGGCGGAGCCCGACACGATCGGCCGGCTGGACGAGAAGGAGGTCACCCGCTGGACGCGCTGCGCGAGCGTGGTCGATCCCCTGTCCCTGCGGGAGGCACCGCTGCGCGAGGCGTCGGAGCCGTCGCGGTGACGGGCACGCTCGCGCAGTTCCGTTCGTACGAGCGCGGCCCCCGGTTGTTGATGGTGAACCAGTTCACCATCAACCTGGGCTTCTACATGCTCATGCCCTACCTGGCCACTCACCTGGCGGGTCCGCTGGGGCTCGCCGGTTGGACGGTCGGGCTGATCCTCGGCGTACGCAACTTCAGCCAGCAGGGCATGTTCCTGATCGGCGGGACGCTCGCCGACCGGCTGGGCTACAAGCCGATGATCATCGCGGGGCTCGTGTTGCGCGTCGCCGGTTTCGCGACGCTCGGGCTCGTCTCCTCCGTGCCGGCGCTCATCGCCGCCTCGGCCGCGACGGGCCTGGCCGGGGCGTTGTTCAACCCGGCCACCCGGGCCTACCTGGCGGTGGACGCGGGCGAGCGGCGCGTGGAGGCGTTCGCCCTCTTCAACGTCTTCTACCAGGCGGGCATCCTGCTGGGGCCCCTGGTCGGCATGGTGCTCACGGGGGTCGACTTCCGCGTCACGTGCCTGGTGGCGGCGGGGATCTTCGCGGTGCTGAGCCTCGTACAGGTCCGGGCGCTGCCCGCCCGGCGGGGCGACGACGCGACGCGGCGGGAGGAGGGGCCGCGCGAGGGGGTGCTCACGCAGTGGCGGGGCATCCTCGCCAACCGGCCGTTCCTGCTGTTCTCCGTGGCCATGATCGGCTCGTACGTGCTGACCTTCCAGGTGTACCTGGCGCTGCCGCTGGAGGTGCGGCGCCTGGGCGGCGAGGGGGCGTTCGGCACGGCCGCCGTGGCGGTGCTCTTCGCCGTCTCGGGGCTGAGCACCATCGGCTTCCAGACCCGGGTGACGGCCTGGTGCAAGGCCCGGTGGGAGCCGGGGCAGGCCCTGTGCCGGGGGCTGCTCTCCATGGGGCTGGCCTTCCTGCCGCCGCTGGCCGCGACGGCCGTTCCCGTACCGGAGTCGGGGCCGGGCCGGTGGCTGGTGGCCGCGGGGCCGGCCGCGTTGTCCGCGCTGCTGTTGGCGGTGGGCACGATGATCGCCTACCCCTTCGAGATGGACACCATCGTCCGGCTCTCCGGGGACCGGCTGGTGGCGACCCACTACGGGCTCTACAACACCGTCTGCGGGGTCGGCATCGCCCTCGGCAACCTGCTCACGGGTGCGGCGCTGGACGCGTCCCGCTCGGCGGGGATGTCCGCGCTGCCCTGGCTGGTCCTCTTCACCCTGGGCCTCGGCTGCGCCGCCGCCCTGTACGGCCTGGACCGTACGGGGCGCCTCGCGCCGGCGGCCCGCGAGGCGCGGCCCCGGACGGTGACGGCCTGACCCCGCGCGCCTCGTCGGGCGCGAGCTGACCGACCCGAGGGGCGGGCGACACATCGTCGCCCGCCCCTTTCGTTCGTTTCGTCGCGCGCTCCCTTCGTCGCGCCCGGGGGCGGTTGACAGTGATCCCACCCCGGACCATGATTCCACTAGTCACCTAATGGATTGATGGAGCGAGGGGGGAAGCTGTGCCAGACATGACCACGTCCGGCCGGACCCGCGTCCGATGGGCCGTCGAGGCCCGCGGCCTGGGCAAGAGGTACCGCCGGGGTTGGGCCCTGCGCGACTGCTCGTTCCGGATCCCGGTCGGACGCGTCGCGGCCCTGGTGGGCCCCAACGGCGCGGGCAAGAGCACCCTGCTCTCCCTGATGACCCGACTCGTCGACCCCTCGGCCGGCGAGCTGCGGCTCTTCGGCGCCCCGATCGACGCGCCCTCCACCATGGCCCGATGGGCCTACCTCGGCCAGGACAAGCCGCTGTTCAAGAACTTCACGGTGGCCGAGACCCTGCGCCTGGGGCAGGAGCTCAACCCGGGCTGGGACCGGGCGGCGGCCGAGCGGATCGTCCGGGGCGGGCAGATCCCGTTCGAAGCCCGGATCAGGGAGCTGTCGGGCGGTCAGCACACCCGCGTGGCGCTGGCGCTCGCCTTCGGCAAGCGGCCCGAACTCCTGCTCCTGGACGAGCCGATGGCCGATCTCGACCCGGTGGCCCGCGACGAGCTGGGGGCGCTGCTGCTGTCCGAGGCGGCCGAGCAGGGCACCACCATCCTGATGGCCTCCCACATCCTGAGCGAGATCGAGGACATGTGCGACTACATGCTCGTGCTCGCGGATGGCCGCGTACGGATGGCGGGCGAGGCCGACGAGTTGGTGTCCCTGCACACCGTGGTCGCGGGGGTGACCTCACCCGAGGGGGCGCTGCCCGCAGGCCTCGACACCCACACCCTGATCGAGGCGCGCACCTCCGGGCGCCACTTCACCGCCCTGGTGCGGCGCGAGGGACCGCTCGACAGCGCCTGGGAGCTGTCGGAACCGAGCCTGGAGGAGGTCCTGCTCGCCTACCTCCGCTCGCCCGAGGCCCCGGCCCTGCTGTCCCCTTCCGCCTTTCCCGACCACCGAGAGGAGCCCGCCGCGTGAGCGCGAACACGTCGGCCGCCACCGGCCGAGGCCCCGTCGACACCGTGGCGCAGCGGCGCCCGCGCAGACTGCGCGGACTGGCGTGGCTGGTGGTGCGACAGCACCGTACGGCGCTCCTCGTGTGCGCGGCGGCGGTCGTGCTGGGCTCCGCCTGGATGATCTACCTGCGCGGCGAAATGGTGGATTCCCTGCGCCTCGCGGGCTGGGGCCCGGCATCCACCGTCCCGCTCGACGGCGACCTCGTCAACCGAATCGAGAACGACCTCAACTCCTTCGCCTCCAGAGTGGGTTCACTCCCGCTGCTGCTCGGGGTGTTCCTCGGCGCCCCGCTGATCGCCTCCGACCAGGAACGGGGCACCGTACGGCTGGTCACGACGCAGTCCGTGGCCCGGGGGCGCTGGCTGCGCTGGAAGGTGGGCTTCGCCCTGACGCTCGCCGTCGCGACGGCGCTGCCGCTGAGCCTGTTCTACGCCTGGTGGTGGCGGTCGGCCGAACCGATCGGCGCCAACCAGTGGCTGACCGGCGGGCCGTTCGAGACCACGGGACCGATGCTGGTGGCCCAGGTCCTGTTCCACACCGCGCTCGGCATGGCCATCGGCACGCTGATCCGCCGGATCGTGCCGGCGATGGCCGTCACGCTCGTCACCTCGTACGCGGTGAGCCTGGTCGCCGAGGTCTACCGGGAACGGCTCGGCACGCCGCGCCGGATCGCCTTCCCCCTCGACGGCCCCCAGCCTGCGTTCCTCGACCAGGTGGTGCAGGTGGACCAGTGGATCGGCACCGGGTCGGGGAAGCTCTACGGCTGGGGCACCTGCGTGTCCGACGCCTCTCCGGAGGGCTGCCGGGCCTCGTTGGGCATCGTCAACTCGGTGTGGGACTTCTTCGAGCGCGACCAGATGGCGGGCATGCAGTGGACCGGCGCCGCCCTGTACCTGGCGGCTGCCGCCGCCCTGGTCGCGGGGCTGCTGTGGCGGGGCCGCCGCGCACCGCTGTAGTCCCCGGCACCCCCTACTAGGCTGAATGCCAACCCACGAAGGATCAAGGAGGCGGGCACCGTGGTCGTGTTTCGCATCGAACGCCGCAGCGGTCTGCCCGCCTACCTCCAGATCGTCCACCAGGTCGAACAGGCCCTGCGGATGGGGGCGTTGACGGAGGGCGACAAACTGCCGACGGCGGCGCAGGTGGCCGCCACCACGAAGGTCAACCCGAACACGACGCTGAAGGCGTACCGCGAACTGGAACGGGCCGGGCTGGTGGAGGTGCGGCAGGGGTCGGGCACCTTCATCACGCGGTCGCTGGCCACGCCCCAGACCGCGCCGGAATCCCCGCTGCGGACGCGGCTCGGCGAGTGGATGCGCGAGGCCCGCGACCAGGGGCTGACGCCCCGCGAGGTGACCACGCTGTTCGACACGGTCCTCGGCGAGAGCTACCCGGGCGCCCCCGCCGGCCCGGCGCACACCCCCACGGGCTGACGACACGGGCGCGCATGACGCCAGGGGGCGGCCGTCCCCCTGGCGTCGACGGGTCAGTAGGTGTAGCTCAGACCCGACTTGTACGGCGTCAGTGTGCGCTGGCCGACCACACCCCGGTAGGTGTACCAGCCCCACTTCTTGCACATCGTCTGGTAGCTGAGGGTGTTGTGGGCACCCGCTCCCACCCGCACGCGCGGATAGATGACGTTGTCCCCCCAGTCCCCGCCGGCCGGACCGCTCGAATAGGCGTCGACACCCCAGTAGACACCCACCACCGAGCCACCGGCCGGGCAGTTCCAGCTACCGAAGTTGACCCAGACGTTCCCTCCGGTCCACGCGGCGGCGG
Coding sequences:
- a CDS encoding PLP-dependent cysteine synthase family protein, with the translated sequence MHSSTTDLTPPARTNLSGLVGNTPLLRVSEPLAPAGRGFWAKLEGFNPGGIKDRPGLHMVERARARGDLKPGGRIIESTSGTLGLGLALAGMVHGHPVTLVTDPGLETSMTRLLTAYGAQVNVVSEPHPTGGWQQARRDRVSRLLDRHSDSWCPDQYNNPDNTTAYTPLALELATELGHIDVLVCSVGTGGHSAGVSRVLRRLYPDLTVVGVDTVGSTIFGQPARTRLMRGLGSSIYPRNVAYDQFSEVHWVAPGEAVWACRRLAASHYATGGWSVGAVALVAGWLARTLPADTRIAAVFPDGPQRYLGTVYDDDYCAAHGLLGAPPAAEPDTIGRLDEKEVTRWTRCASVVDPLSLREAPLREASEPSR
- a CDS encoding MFS transporter — encoded protein: MTGTLAQFRSYERGPRLLMVNQFTINLGFYMLMPYLATHLAGPLGLAGWTVGLILGVRNFSQQGMFLIGGTLADRLGYKPMIIAGLVLRVAGFATLGLVSSVPALIAASAATGLAGALFNPATRAYLAVDAGERRVEAFALFNVFYQAGILLGPLVGMVLTGVDFRVTCLVAAGIFAVLSLVQVRALPARRGDDATRREEGPREGVLTQWRGILANRPFLLFSVAMIGSYVLTFQVYLALPLEVRRLGGEGAFGTAAVAVLFAVSGLSTIGFQTRVTAWCKARWEPGQALCRGLLSMGLAFLPPLAATAVPVPESGPGRWLVAAGPAALSALLLAVGTMIAYPFEMDTIVRLSGDRLVATHYGLYNTVCGVGIALGNLLTGAALDASRSAGMSALPWLVLFTLGLGCAAALYGLDRTGRLAPAAREARPRTVTA
- a CDS encoding ABC transporter ATP-binding protein; this translates as MTTSGRTRVRWAVEARGLGKRYRRGWALRDCSFRIPVGRVAALVGPNGAGKSTLLSLMTRLVDPSAGELRLFGAPIDAPSTMARWAYLGQDKPLFKNFTVAETLRLGQELNPGWDRAAAERIVRGGQIPFEARIRELSGGQHTRVALALAFGKRPELLLLDEPMADLDPVARDELGALLLSEAAEQGTTILMASHILSEIEDMCDYMLVLADGRVRMAGEADELVSLHTVVAGVTSPEGALPAGLDTHTLIEARTSGRHFTALVRREGPLDSAWELSEPSLEEVLLAYLRSPEAPALLSPSAFPDHREEPAA
- a CDS encoding ABC transporter permease, with amino-acid sequence MSANTSAATGRGPVDTVAQRRPRRLRGLAWLVVRQHRTALLVCAAAVVLGSAWMIYLRGEMVDSLRLAGWGPASTVPLDGDLVNRIENDLNSFASRVGSLPLLLGVFLGAPLIASDQERGTVRLVTTQSVARGRWLRWKVGFALTLAVATALPLSLFYAWWWRSAEPIGANQWLTGGPFETTGPMLVAQVLFHTALGMAIGTLIRRIVPAMAVTLVTSYAVSLVAEVYRERLGTPRRIAFPLDGPQPAFLDQVVQVDQWIGTGSGKLYGWGTCVSDASPEGCRASLGIVNSVWDFFERDQMAGMQWTGAALYLAAAAALVAGLLWRGRRAPL
- a CDS encoding GntR family transcriptional regulator — protein: MVVFRIERRSGLPAYLQIVHQVEQALRMGALTEGDKLPTAAQVAATTKVNPNTTLKAYRELERAGLVEVRQGSGTFITRSLATPQTAPESPLRTRLGEWMREARDQGLTPREVTTLFDTVLGESYPGAPAGPAHTPTG